gatttttagtttaaaatttcaggacaaaataagtactgACTAATATCTAAATAACATCCCTGATAATGACTATCTGCGTACCTGCCTCTTAGAATTTTGCAGAAaattagtaggcgtttggacatgaattccaaaaaaaaattcaaaaatttaggTTTCTATTCAACAAAAATTTAAGGCCATGTCACATTGCTTTGATTGGAGGTCTCACAGCAACTCCCTCTTATCAACCTTAGGAAGTAGAAGGCCATCTATTTCAACCAAAGAGATGTTAGTTTCAACATGCATCTAATTATTTGATTAAGAAAAGGTATTATTCAGGAGTAAAATGATAAAAGACTATCCAAGTGTGCTTAAactttgaaaatatgaaaataccCTTCCTTTTATAGACCCTTCCTTTTTATATATAATCATCTTATATATAGAATTTGCTTATCTAGTTAATTTAGATTCATTTTATATGTGTACGATTCATTAAAGAAAAATTCGCTCCATGTCCGGGATTTCTTTTATTCCCAGAGCTTGTTTAGAATGATCTTCAACATAATACATACTACTATTATTTTTAgacctgtgcagttcatatatatatatatatatatatatatatatatatatatatatatatatataaaatctttaAATCATCAAGGATAGGTTGTATTGTTTAccatcgtttcatgatatcatgcaccaacaatatgaaaaataaacttgtaatattattaaaaaaaaataaagtttaaagtaaaattattatatataaaagGTAGGGTTGCAGATAAAATAGAATCTATATAAATCTATATAAAGCCCGGCAATACAAACCTAACGTCGTGGCATCTCTCAAATACCAAGGTTTCTATTTATCTCTTTTCTTAGAGCTTTGTCTTTTTAAATAAAGAGAAAATCTTTTTCGACTGAGAAATAAACTGTCTCGTATTTTTGTAAATTCCATCGGTTACAGTCATGTATCAAGGCAGAAACCCCCATCAGTCGCTTCTCCTTACATGCCTTTCGTAACAGTCGCTAACTCTCCCTCTCTTAATTACCATACTTGCTTTCTCTTCAATCCTCTGTGTTTTATTACTCAATTCTGTTTTTCCAATCGCCACATAGGAGTTGTTTCTCTCGATTCTCAAGGTAAATCTCTTCTTTATGATTTTGAAACATAGTTATTCTCTTTCATGTTTAGTTTGTTTTCTCCGCGTTCTaaccagaggcggatccagaaatttaattttatgggttcaaGATTTAGACTCTAGGATATACCTCAAGGTACTATACAATAATAATCGAATGAAATACGAACaatgatatttaatatatatgtaACAAGTACCGAACCATCTAAcctaatatatgttcaataaatATCACCATTACAATTGTACCCGACGGGTTGTCATGTTTTGAAAATGATCAATAATCGCATCATTAGGTACACTTTCAAATACTTTATCTTCTATATAACAAACTAAACAGTCATTCAAAAATTCATCACCAATTCTGCTACGCAAGTAATTTTTGATGTACTTCATTGAAGAAAAAGCTCTTTCTACTGTTGCAGTAGCGACCGGCAATATCAGACTTAACTTCACAAGCAAAAACACAAGTCTCCAAGTCTTGTACAAATCTGTTTCAACTAATGTTTCTGAAAGATCTCCAAGTCCTTTCAAGTTAGAGAAATCATTGTCTTCTTTCACAAAGAGAATATAGTTGTCAAGCTCGTAACTGAGATCTTCAAGCTTTGAACCACTGAACTAATGAGGATAAAGTGTAGCAAGTTTTATAATTCTGTCTTTATCATAATTTACAAAAGAATTATCCGGACTCAAACTAGCCATACCAAGAAGTAGATTACTATTCACTGCATCAAAACGACTGTTAAGCTCCGAAAGTTGCAAATCAATAACAGTATTAAAAGCTTCGACACGCAAATGATGAGAATATGTAACACTTGAACTCCTACGCTTTGACTTTCCAAGATGATAGTTCTTATCCATTTCAGGGATCACAATATCATGCTTGGAACAAAATGAAGAGGCGTCATCTATCAATGATTCCCATTTAGATTCTCTCTATCACTTGCAATTGCCTCTTGGCGAAACCAACAAGCTTCATAGCATTTACAATATCCTGATCTTTTCTTTGCAAAGCTATATTCAAATCATTTGTGATTGCTAATAATTTTaacatcaaaaatatcatatgcacAAACTCAAAAGATCTTATGTCATTTACTAGACTTTTTGCCACTGATCTCTCAAGATAATTTACACCCTCACTTGCAAGAAACTCAAGTACATTAATGATTGACGAGAATAATGCAATAAAATTACGCACTGTCTTAAAATGAGAACCCCATCGGGTATCACCTGACCTTTGGAGTCCAAGTTCTTGATTTAGTCCACTTCCTGTATGAACTTCACCAAGCACTTGTAGCTCCTCTAGTTTTTTCGCCTGATCCTCTCGTAGCATATTCCTACGCTTAAAAGAACTTCCAACAATATTCAAGACATTAGCAACAATATCAAAAAATTTATCTACATCATAATATTTTTTTGCAACGGCTACAAGAGTCAATTGCAATTGATGGGCAAAGCAATGTATACAATATGCCGAAGGATTATCTTTCAGAATTAAAGTTTTAAGACCATTGATTTCTCCTTGCATGTTACTAGCTCCATCATAACCTTGTCCCCGTATTTGAGATGGACTCAATGAGTGCTCTAAAAGCAAATCATAGATTGCTTTTTGTAATGACGATGAAGTTGTTTTTTTAACATGAACAATACTAAGGAATCACTCAATAAGTTTTCCCTCTTTGTTGACATACCATAGAACAAGAGCCATTTGTTCCTTATGAGAGACGTCCTTAGATTCAtcaaccaaaattccaaaataaTCTCCATTTAAATCTTCAACTAttgctttaattatttctttcgcACAAGCATTCACGATCTCTTTTTGGATATTTGGAGCAATCATCATGTTATTTTGTGGAGCACTTTGTAGCACAACTTTTTTCACTTCATCATCTCTATCTGCATACCATTGTAAGAGTTCTACAAAGTTTCCTCTTTTAATAGAAGTTTCACCTTCATCGTGGCCCCGGAAAGACATTCcttgttttaaaagaaattttgccACATCAATCGAAGCATTCAACCGAACTCGATAatcacttttaatttttttagactGCTTGTCAAAAGAGGTTAGAATTGATTGCTCTTGATTAATTAAATCTCTCATCATCATAAAACATCTATTGTGAAGACTATTCACCTCTCCAATATGTGCGTTAAGCCTTTCTGTAGCTTTATTCCAAGCTCTAAAACCATTCTTTGTGAAAGAATCCCCAACTTTTCCATGTCCTCCATGCTCATTTTTAAACAAGTAACAACATAAGCAAAATGCTGCATCAACTTTAACACTATATTCTAACCATCCAGAGTATGAAGTGTTAAACCATTCAAGATTAAATTGACGCATAAATCCACCAAAATCTCTTTTTGGAAAACTACAATTATGAGGTTGACAAGGTCCTTGTTGAATATAATATCTTCTCACTCGGTCACGTAAATTCGGAGGATACTTTGAAATTTGCTTTCTTTCTGCGGGATCAGGTTCAAGAttcaaattcaatattttttctttgtttgagaCCGCCGAAGGATTGAGATTGTCATGAATAATTGGACATGAAAAAGAACTCGGCATAGGAGGACTAGAACCAG
The sequence above is drawn from the Nicotiana tabacum cultivar K326 chromosome 13, ASM71507v2, whole genome shotgun sequence genome and encodes:
- the LOC107807553 gene encoding uncharacterized protein LOC107807553, which gives rise to MDKNYHLGKSKRRSSSVTYSHHLRVEAFNTVIDLQLSELNSRFDAVNSNLLLGMASLSPDNSFFSGSKLEDLSYELDNYILFVKEDNDFSNLKGLGDLSETLVETDLYKTWRLVFLLVKLSLILPVATATVERAFSSMKYIKNYLRSRIGDEFLNDCLVCYIEDKVFESVPNDAIIDHFQNMTTRRVQL
- the LOC142168009 gene encoding uncharacterized protein LOC142168009, with the protein product MQGEINGLKTLILKDNPSAYCIHCFAHQLQLTLVAVAKKYYDVDKFFDIVANVLNIVGSSFKRRNMLREDQAKKLEELQVLGEVHTGSGLNQELGLQRSGDTRWGSHFKTVRNFIALFSSIINVLEFLASEGVNYLERSVAKSLVNDIRSFEFVHMIFLMLKLLAITNDLNIALQRKDQDIVNAMKLVGFAKRQLQVIERI
- the LOC142168010 gene encoding uncharacterized protein LOC142168010, with product MITKFFKAIPTPQSSGSGSSPPMPSSFSCPIIHDNLNPSAVSNKEKILNLNLEPDPAERKQISKYPPNLRDRVRRYYIQQGPCQPHNCSFPKRDFGGFMRQFNLEWFNTSYSGWLEYSVKVDAAFCLCCYLFKNEHGGHGKVGDSFTKNGFRAWNKATERLNAHIGEVNSLHNRCFMMMRDLINQEQSILTSFDKQSKKIKSDYRVRLNASIDVAKFLLKQGMSFRGHDEGETSIKRGNFVELLQWYADRDDEVKKVVLQSAPQNNMMIAPNIQKEIVNACAKEIIKAIVEDLNGDYFGILVDESKDVSHKEQMALVLWYVNKEGKLIE